The window CCCAGGCAAACTCATCGGCCAGCTGGGCGCAGAGGCGGTTCACGTCGTCATAGGTCCCGCGGACGCGCACGAGGCGTGGGCCATGGACGAGCGTCGCAATGAGCTTGGCCTGCTCCAGCTCCTCCGGCACGAAGATCCACGCCGGGATGCCTTCGCGAGCGGCCGCAGTGGCCACCGCGTTGGCGAGATTGCCGGTCGACGCGCAGGCGATGGCCTCGAGGCCGAAGGCGCGGACCGCGTTCAGCGCTGTCGCGACGACGCGGTCCTTGAAGGAGAGGCTCACGGACGAGAGCGCATCAACCTTGAGCCACGCGCGCCTGACGCCGAGCACCTGCGCCACCCGGGGCGCATCGAGCAGCGGGGTCCACCCGACCTGCCGGGCGGCGACGGGGGCGCCCTCAAACGGCAACCAGTCGGCGTAGCGCCACAGGGTGTGCGGCCGGCCCGCGATCTCCTCACGGTCCGGCAGGACGCGCTCGGCAGGGTAGACCACCTCCAGGGGGCCGAGGCATTCGGCGCAGGTGGCGGCGGGCCGGGGTGATTCATGGGGCCTGCCGCACGCGCTGCAGGTTAACGGGTACGCGGCGAGGGCCTGCGGGGGCAAGGCAACGGATGTCATGCGGCCACCTGCGTGCGAGGGGTGGCGACGTATCCCGCGGCCGCCTGGGCCACGTCGGCGAGGAGCGCCGAGGCGGTGCGGACCCCTCCGGCGCCGGGGCCAAACCAGCGCAGCTGGCCGGCAAGGGCGGCCTCGAGTTCAATGGCGTTGGTCACGTCGCTTACCTGAGCCAACGGGTCGCTGGATTCGAGGACGCGCGGTTCTACCAGCAGGTGGGTGCCGCCGTGCGTCCACGCATCGGCCATAAGGCGTACGCGGCGTCCCTCGGCGAATGCGGCGCGGGCGAGGGGCACGGTGTGCGCACCCACTCCCCGGATGCGGATCCGGTCGAGGTGGACCGGGGTGCCCCAGGCGATGGTGGCGAGGATGGCCAGCTTGGCGGCCGCGTCAGTTCCATCAAAGTCGGCGGTGCTCCCCCGCTCGCTGAGGCCGGCGGCGGAGGCAGCGACGACCGCCTCGTCCCATGACGTCCCGCGCTCCACGGCGCTGAGGACGTAGGTGCTGGTCCCGTTGAGGATGCCACGGATCGCGCGGACCTCTTCCCCTTGCAGTGAGTCGCGCAGCGTGCGCACGATCGGGATGGCCGCGGCCACGGTCGCTTCGGCGAACAGCCTCGGGTGACGCTGGGCCAGTGCCTGCAGTAGAGTGTTTGAGTTGGCTACCGCCTGCTTGTTTGCCGTGATGACGGCGGCCCCACGGGCGAGGGCGCCACTGAGCCAGGCCGCCGCCGTGGGAGCGCCACTGGCCTCGACCACCAGGTCGATGGTGGGATCCAGCGCGAGCTGCTGGGGGTCGTTCCCGACATGGACGTGGTGCGGGAAGTCGCGCACGCGGTCGGGGTGTCGAACGGCAAGGCGCGCCAGTTGGACGCGCGCACCGCTGCGGCGCTCGATGCGCGCGACCGCGTCGGCGAGGTGATGGGTGAAGCTCTGGCCCACGGTCCCGTGACCAATGAGCCCGAGCCGGAGCACGGGAACTGCCATGACAGGATCCTCCGTCCACCCGTCCCGAAGGACCCGGATACAAAAATTCCCCGAACGGCATAGCCTCGGGGACGAGTGGGCTGTTTAGCGTTTGGTTTAACGTGGCCGCAAGTTGCCGTAAATCGCCACGGACGTTCGATTGTGACGGACAGTATCGGCCGGTCGGTGGCCGATGTCAAGCCCCGACCTACGAGACGCGCCGGGTCTTCTTCTTGAGAAAGTCCATCAGGATGTACTGGCCGAGGGTCATCGTGTTGGTGAAGTAGGCGCGGCCACGGCTGATGGCCGACACGTGCTTCACGAACTCGACAAGGGCGCGGTCCCGCGCGAGCATGAAGGTGTTGATCATGATCCCGGCGCGACGGCAGTCGGCCACCTCGCGCAGCGTTTCGCGAATGACCCAGGCATCGAGCCCCATCGCATTCTTGTAGGTCTCGCCGTTCGGCATGGTCAGCGCGCTCGGCTTTCCATCGGTGATCATGACGATCTGTCGCATGTCCTTTTTCTGCGCCAGCAAAATGCGGCGGGCGAGCTTGAGTCCCTCCGCCGTGTTGGTGTGGTACGGTCCCACCTGGGCATGGGCGAGCGTGGCCAGCGGAATCTCCTCGGCGCCATCGTGAAACAGCACCACCCGAATGGTGTCGCCCGGGTACTGCGTGCGAATCAGGTGCGTGAGGGCGAGGGCGACCTTCTTGGCTGGGGTGAAGCGGTCCTCCCCGTAAAGGATCATCGAGTGCGAGCAGTCGAGCATCAGCACGGTGGCGCACGAGGAGCGATACTCGGCCCGGTTGACCATCAGGTCCGGGTAGTCGACATCTAGCGGAAGGTCCAACGAGCCCGTGCGAGCCAGGGTGTTGGCCAGGGTGCCGCTGACGTCGAGATTCAGCACGTCGCCAAACTCGTACGGCTTGCTGCCGGCGTCGGCCTCGACGCCGGTCGCGAGGTGTGGCGTCTCGTGACTGCCGAATGAACTGCGACCTAACGATCCGAGGATGCCTCGCAGGGCCTTGTAGCCGAGGAAGTCGATCCCCTTGCCGGTGAGGGAGAACTGGACGTCGCGGGCGGCGGCGCGGGCCAGCCCGCCGGGGCCGGTGACCTCCTGGTGGGAGTCCGGCATGCGGGGCTGCTGCTCGGCCTTGAGGTAGCCTTGCTCCATCAGGCGCTGGACGATCTTGTCGAGCAGCTCGGCCAGGGAGGCCTGGGCGACATCGTCGTCGTCGCCGCGCAGGGCCTTGAGCATCTCCGGCGTGAACTGTCCCGAGTCGATGAGCGCCTGGAGGATCGCCTCCTTGAGCGCATCCATCGACCGGTCGGCGTCATCCCCCGTTTCTCCCCAGTAGGGATGCCAGGCCGGGCCGCCGGCAAAGCCGGACTGCAGCAGGAAGTCCGAGAGCTGCTCGAGCAGACGCTCAAGGTCCACCGCGTCCGCGGATTCCGGGGAGAACTTCGCGTACGTGTGGAATCGCATCGGGACCGGGGTGGGCGGCACAAGGAAACTACCACGCGGCAAGGCGGGCCGGGCCTTCTGGCGTGGCGTCCGTCGATTCACCACTGGCTGTCCGCCAACGCCTGTCAATCGGACCTGAGTCCCGGTCCAACTTGAACTCGGCGAACGAGGGTCGGGTTTCATGCGCGAAGCGCGCGGGCGGGTCCAGTTCATGTCCGGGGTTGCCGTCGCGTGTCTGACATGCGCGGCGGCGGTTGGCGCACAGGCGATAGACAGCACCAGTCCTGCGTGGCCTGCCCTCGGACGATCGCTCGGGCAGCCTCCGGTGTGGCAGCACTATGTGGGGGCGTTTCGAGCGTCGGGCGGGCCCAGCGGCGCGTCACCTACGGTGAGCGTGTACGCCGGGGGGTACCGCGCGTATCGCGGGGCGGTGAGTGGGGTCTTGGGGGTTAGCGTTGAGCCCACCCTTTCCGTGTACCCCGAGGTACATCCCGGGGCGCGCCTGCTGTTCACCAGTCGGGCCCTTTCGCTCAGCGCCGGCCTGCAGTTCGTGGAGGGGACGGCGCGTCCCTCCTCCATCCTGAGCTGGAACACGGCGATCCTCCGGGGTGGTGTGGTGGGGCATGGCTCGATGCTGCGGGTCGACTGGACGCCGCATGGCCAGCAGCGCGTGGCGGCCGGCTTTTTCGTGCCCCTGCACCCCTTGGCGGGACATACCCGGCCGCGACAAACCGGCGTCGCGCTACCGGCGGGTGCGCTCGCCTCGATGGTGGTACCTGGATCGCTGCCGCCAGCGGTTGAGCGGGCGCTGCACACCATGGAGGAAGCCGGCACGGATGTCGACCGATTCTCGGATGTGTATCCCACCGTGGCCAACGGGCCGTTGCGGCGGTCGTTGGATCGGTTTCGCGCGCGAGTCCGGCTGGTGCGGGACTCCATCACGTCGCCGCGGCCGGGGCGATCCGCCGGGGTCTCC is drawn from Gemmatimonadota bacterium and contains these coding sequences:
- a CDS encoding homoserine dehydrogenase, with amino-acid sequence MAVPVLRLGLIGHGTVGQSFTHHLADAVARIERRSGARVQLARLAVRHPDRVRDFPHHVHVGNDPQQLALDPTIDLVVEASGAPTAAAWLSGALARGAAVITANKQAVANSNTLLQALAQRHPRLFAEATVAAAIPIVRTLRDSLQGEEVRAIRGILNGTSTYVLSAVERGTSWDEAVVAASAAGLSERGSTADFDGTDAAAKLAILATIAWGTPVHLDRIRIRGVGAHTVPLARAAFAEGRRVRLMADAWTHGGTHLLVEPRVLESSDPLAQVSDVTNAIELEAALAGQLRWFGPGAGGVRTASALLADVAQAAAGYVATPRTQVAA
- a CDS encoding VWA domain-containing protein, which produces MRFHTYAKFSPESADAVDLERLLEQLSDFLLQSGFAGGPAWHPYWGETGDDADRSMDALKEAILQALIDSGQFTPEMLKALRGDDDDVAQASLAELLDKIVQRLMEQGYLKAEQQPRMPDSHQEVTGPGGLARAAARDVQFSLTGKGIDFLGYKALRGILGSLGRSSFGSHETPHLATGVEADAGSKPYEFGDVLNLDVSGTLANTLARTGSLDLPLDVDYPDLMVNRAEYRSSCATVLMLDCSHSMILYGEDRFTPAKKVALALTHLIRTQYPGDTIRVVLFHDGAEEIPLATLAHAQVGPYHTNTAEGLKLARRILLAQKKDMRQIVMITDGKPSALTMPNGETYKNAMGLDAWVIRETLREVADCRRAGIMINTFMLARDRALVEFVKHVSAISRGRAYFTNTMTLGQYILMDFLKKKTRRVS